TTGATGAGATAAAATGTTCTACTGACAAGCATGGAAGTCTCTCTGGAGATAGACAATAGTGGGAAAGAAATACAAACAATAAGGAATATGCTGAAGGATAATTGCACTGAGTAACCATTTTGGGGGCATCTTAGGAGTTCTTATTCTTCCTTTAAAAATTCTCAGTTTAAGTGAGAGGAGTAATGATTGTTTTGCAAGCCTGTTTATGTTATAAGGGCTTCCTTTGATCCTACAAAGCATTTGGGGTAGGGTATAAGATTTCTTTCTGAATTATAATGCCATATTAACCTGTTTTTTTGTTCTTCCCGTTTAAAGGAACAAACACATCATGATTGATTTAGGTACAGGTAATAACAACAAGATCAACTGGGCAATGGAAGATAAGCAGGAGATGATTGACATTATAGAAACTGTTTATAGAGGAGCCCGCAAAGGTCGAGGTTTGGTGGTATCGCCGAAAGATTATTCCACTAAATACAGATATTGATGTTTCTTTGGGCTGCCTTTTCTCATAATCCTATATCCAGTTACACTTATTCCTGTGTATGTGTGTACATAAttgtatattaaaagaaaaaaaacctacaagtCCTTGAATATTGAGCATAATTTGAATGATTTAAAATATTTGAGTTCTGTTTGAGAAACAGAAAACTTAAAGCCTGGAACTATCTTGAATATTACTGCAGTAATATTGTagctgaattttggggttttcttttttaaagactcctttgttttccttttggtaTTACATATTTTTGTACACAAAAAGCCTGTTTGcagaaaaagcattttaaattgtttcaTTTGCTTTTATTACACAAATATCTAGGAAAACTATACTATAGTGTTTTTAAAGAATAAAGTGAGTTCCACTTATTcaccttgattttttttcatcTAATGAAATTTGACAGTGAGTAGAGATGGGTGCATTGGGTGCAAGTCTGTTGGGACTTCTGTTGGGATTTCCTTGCGTATACTAGTCCCCTGTATCCACTAAAAATGTGACTAAAACAAGGTGCATTTATTAGTATTTAACAGAACTCAGAAAACATCTCCTGTGACTGTGCTCACCACCACACCCCCATCAGCCTAATGGACTTGTGGTGCCAGACTCCTTTTCCATGGTGGCTGGGCACTCACTTTGAAGCACTTGGTGAATTCTGCAGTGCCAAAGTGCATTGCACTTCTGGAACTCGCTGCAGACAGCAGCCAAAGAAACCAAAAGCCATGCTGTCACTTGACGTCCAGTTTGCCTAACAGTATACCAAAATGCACATGTACTTGGGAGACTCGGATTGGATTCCACTGTGGCATAGCTTTTGAAATTTCCATTTGCATTTCTGACAACTTTTATGGTAATGGAGTTGATGTTGTGTAGgggcttgtttgttttttaaactgaTACATGCATATTTACAGGATTAATTAAAACCAAACCAGGCTAGCTCCCTTCTCCAGAAAGAAGAAACCTGGTTTGTTAGAAGCCAAAGAATTATTTCTACTACCAAGTGTGTTGTAGAGGATTTAGAAAGGGTGAAGAAAGTAAAACAAAAGCGTCTCAATTTCTGCTGAAGTTAATTTGGTTTAGAGTGGTTTTTGATTTGGAATAATTTATGTTGGAAGGGAATGTCAGCCTCCCAGTCACAGTAGGTTCCACATGGTCAGGTTGTACAGGATCGTGTCCAGTGTTGAGCTGGTTGGACTAGATGCCTTCCAGCCTTGATGATTCCATGTTCTCTAAGGATGGAGACTCTTCAGCCTTTCTGGAAGTCCCGTTCTGCTGTTTGAGCACCTTCATAGGTGCAAAAGATGTTCCTTGCACCTAGCTGGAATTTTCCATGTTTCAGCTTGTGTTGAGTAACCCTGGTGTACAACACTTTGAACAAGAGTCGTTCCCCGTGCTCTGCTGTGGGGTCATGGTTGGCAGCAAAAAGCCACAGTCCTTTCTTTAGGCTGGACTAAGAGATTTCTCTCCAACCTTGTATCTGCTGTAGCCCACTCCATCTTGGTGGCTGTTTCACCTCCCTCACACCACTGCATCTCTTGAATGGGCAGCCCCCAAACTGACAGAATATTGTGGGTGTGGTGTTCCAGCGGGTGAATGGAGGAGGAATGACTTGCTGGCCCTACTTTGTGCTCATACCTGGGCACCCTGCCCACTCAGCCAACCTTTCCTCCAGATCCTTTCCTGCAAAGCAGTGCCAGCCAGCCCCTCACACCTGCCCCATTTTGAACTTCAGCAAGGTCCTGTTGGCCCACTTCCCCAGCCTGTCCTCCAGCACACCAACCTCTCCCCCCCAGTCTGACAGTATGTGCAAGTCTACGCTGATTAAAGCCTTAACTGGAATGATTTCTTGATCTTAATGAAGGCTGTAATAGAAGCATTTCTCCCTCATTAGCTGAGGTATTTTGCTAACCTGGCAATGCTTCAGTTTCTGCATTTCTGGTAAAAGGTTCCCATTACATTTCAAACTAAATCTTCCCTGCAGAGTACCTATGTTTTGGTATACAACCACCTTAAATTTAGTGCAGATGTCCTGTTTTCTGACTACCAATTTCTTCTTCTGGACATGCCTGGTAACTAGAATTCCTCATCTATTTCCAGgtctttaaataaaataaactatTTTCATCAAAACAGCTAAGCTAACATTAAAGAATTGAAATTGTCACAATGTAAATACCTGGGTGATGTTACCTGCACTGGTGTGCACAGCTTTGTGTGGGCTTGTGCAAAGAGTAACAACTGAGCAGTTGTAGCCTACAAATACTGCCATTTTTTTTTAGTACAGAATGGCTTATTTTAAGAACATATAAGTTAAAAAGGCAACAAATCTTActgttttaatattaaaataaatacattttcattCATTGAAAACATTTGTGATTGGATAAGTTCACTCTATAGATTATAGTTTCCTATCCAAAACGGTGGCTTTGCCTTCTCTGAAACTAACAGTTCTTTTTCAGCTCCAGGAAATAGTGTCCCCACTTAGATGAACAAAGCCAGCTTTCTATTTTTTCCTGGGAcaatagtttaattttttttccaagattCTGTTATGACACGATACAAATACATTTGTTTTCCCTTAACATTTTTTGTCAGCGTGACTCTAGACTGGAAAATGTCAGAGTCAGTGCTATGCTGTTCTACCTTAgtcttcctcaaacacatcctcaTTTCAGTGCTGCACAGATACAGTGAATAAGTAGGTTAATGATTTATTCACGAATGTGATTCAGCATGGAGATAGGAAGATATCTCTCTCTGTACCGTTAAATACATCTTTGTGGATTGTCTTTCTGCATTTCTGAAAATTACTGCATACCTTGCGCAAAAGGCATCAGAATTAATAGATACCTAAATTACTTCAGAATATTGACAGACATTCATGTCTTTCACTGCCTAAGAAGTTCCAATGACAAGAGGAATTCATGTGTCTCAATTTGAATCAGGAAAGTGTGCCACAAGAGGAAGACAACATCACTTGCATCCACAGCACACGGAAGCAGTGCTGCCCCACAAATACTGAGAGCACAGAGTCAGCCATCATCAGGGAGGGGGCCGGCATGTGCATGAGACAGATATAAAATCCAGAACACAATCCTGATACGTAGTATCATTTTATATTATGAAGTGATTGACTATAGCTTACTGCTGTGTTTGTGGTGAGTGTGTGTGAGGGGTGTGCTCCAAGCCACAATGGGAAGCTGCAGCAGGTTTAAAAGCAGAGGTACATAAATTGACACCAGCGAGCATCCTCAGCTAGGTCAGCATACCTGAGGGGCAGGAGTCACGGCCAGCAACACTTCAAGCCACACACATTTCCCTATGAATGGACAGCCTCGGTTTACACACTTGGGGTGAGTTAGCACTGCCCCCTTGTATATTGCACTCAGCTGGAATAGAGGCAGTAAGATGCAGTTTTTGTTTTGTAAAAGTGGTCACGTTCTTTAtctcttggcaaaaaaaaaaaatccaaggtaTATTAAATATGTTTTTTTAAAAGTACACTTTCAAATCCAAGAAAATTCAGGTACCCTAAATGTGTAAACACCATTACTCGCCCACCACTCAAAACTAAATGGAAATGCATAAACCACAGAAAAACTTAATTAAGTGTCTTTACTCCCAATTCTTCATCACTGTTTTCTACCCCAGCCTCTGTCATCAGGTCAGCAACACGCTTCTCAAGGTCATTGATGCGCTCGCCCATTTCTTCCAGTAAAAAGTTAAAGATAACTTCTGTAAGTAAGGGTTTACAAGTTTTTTCTTCTGTAAGAAGAACAAGCATCTTTCTTCCAGATGTGTCAGTCTTTTACTTGTTCATGTTTAATGTAAGATGAAGCATGCACAAGGTGGTATTGTTAGAATACAATCCCTCATTCTCTTACAACAGATAAGCATTCAAATTCTTAGTATCAAATGCCTTTGCAAATACTCATGAGTGAACTGTGTGATTGTTTTCTTTCTGAGGAACTCTTTTAGGTGATACCATACAGGTAACCTACAGAATTAGAATATGAGTGCTACTCAAACATTATTcaggaagtagccgcttcttgcaaaaaaaaaaaaaaaaaaaaaaaaaaagcttcagaaAGCAGAGGTAGTTTCTGTAAGCACATGTAATAAGACAGCTCAGAGGCCCTTCAGGTCGGATTTTCTTCTTTTGAGGGCTCACCTTGTCATGCTCAGGCCAACAGCTGCTTTTAAACCGTGGCTCGTTTGAGTTGCATTTTTGGAGAAGGATGCTTTTTTAAATGCACCTTCGGAATCTTTACATATAATTCGATGTTTATTTTACTTGAAAGCCAGAATTGCTGCACAGAGACTACCATGGTACTTGTAGTGAAACACTTTTTAGGGTTCCCTTCTTAGAAAAAGTGATCTGTAAAGAGGCTGGGGCGGGGGTAAGTGAGGTGCCTGTACGTCACAGGCGTTTACACCGGCCCACATCCTGGGCTAATTTGATGTTTACGGGAGAAGCCCACCCCGCTGTTAGAAGCAAAGAGCCCGCCCGCACCCATCAGCGCGCAGGGGGCCCAGCCGCGGGATCTCGGGCCCAGCCGCGGCATCCCACGTTCCAAAGAGGATATTTCTCAGCGTCAGCTTCTCCGTCAGAGCCTCAAAATTCTCCTGCAGCCGGCAGAGCAGATTTTCCGCCtgggggggaagggggaaaatgAACAGCGGGGAAGCAGAAGGCAGGGCCCGGCCGCACGGCACCCCCAGCAGGAcacccgcccggccccgctcaccaGCTGCGGCAGCTCCGCG
The sequence above is drawn from the Melospiza melodia melodia isolate bMelMel2 chromosome 1, bMelMel2.pri, whole genome shotgun sequence genome and encodes:
- the HSBP1L1 gene encoding LOW QUALITY PROTEIN: heat shock factor-binding protein 1-like protein 1 (The sequence of the model RefSeq protein was modified relative to this genomic sequence to represent the inferred CDS: inserted 1 base in 1 codon) — protein: MAAAEPPGAAELPQLAENLLCRLQENFEALTEKLTLRMEEMGERINDLEKRVADLMTEAGVENSDEELGLSAIYXGGSANSPQVCKPRLSIHREMCVA
- the TXNL4A gene encoding thioredoxin-like protein 4A isoform X2; this translates as MYELYDPCTVMFFFRNKHIMIDLGTGNNNKINWAMEDKQEMIDIIETVYRGARKGRGLVVSPKDYSTKYRY